The Lysinibacillus timonensis nucleotide sequence AACCTTTTTCAGAAGCAATATCCGTTGTGATCATTGATAAAAATGTCGTAATAAAGAAATAGATCACAATTCCAACAATATAGGAGACAAACATACCGGATGTTTTCTCGTCTTCACTTTTCCCATCTACTGTTTCATCGATATTCGTCATCGTAATGATCGGTTGACTATTTAATATTCGCTCAGCGTCTTGTGCTGACAGTTGTAGAGATTGAATACCATATATTTTTGCAGCGTATTCAATGTGAGAGTTAATCGTCGATTGATCATTTAATTGCAAAGGTGTATACGTAGAAACATCCGCCTTTAACTGATTATCCTGCTCGGATAACACTACGACTGCGTCAAGATTTTCTTCTTTTAATTGCGTATGCAATTCATCAATATTCTGATCTGACAATGAATATTGAATGTCTTGATCCGAAATAAAGATTGGTTCAATATCCACATTTGTTTCATTTACTAATGCCACTTTAATGGGTTCGTCTTTAAATAATATACTAGAAATTTCACCCCAATAGATGACAACGGCCATTATCGCAACATACAGTAATGTTAAAGAAATAAATGACTTGGAACGTAACTTTTGTTTATATACTTGCTTTACTAAAATCCATAATTTATTCATTTTCTACACCAACCTTATCTCTGAAAATCTCATCAAGTGATAAATAATCTAGACTAAATTTTTCAATATAGCTGCCGTTTGATACGACATCAAAGATAGGTTTTGCATAGGACTCGTCAACTAAAGTAAGAACAATATCTCCTCTTTCGGTTCTAATATCCTTAACACCTGGCATTTTTTCTAACCTTTCTTTATTTACATCAGTGCGGATTGTTAACCTTGTTTTACCGTATTGCTTCTTTAAATCAAGTAAACTACCAGAAAAAAGAGAAACACCCCGTTTTAATAAACATAAATGATCGCAAAGCTCTTCAACATTATCCATTTGATGACTCGAAAATAGAATGGTCATCCCTTGCTCCTTTAACAACAGGATGGCATTTTTCAATAAATCTCGATTAACCGGATCAAGGCCACTAAATGGTTCATCTAATATTAGAAATTTAGGTTTATGAATGAAGCTTGCGATTAGCTGAACTTTCTGCTGGTTCCCTTTTGATAGAGTTTCAGCTTTATCATGTCGTTTTTCTTCTAAGTCAAAACGTTTGATCCAAAAGTCGATTTCTTGTTTAATTTCCGCTTTTTTCATTCCTCTTAGTTCGCCAAAGAAATACAATTGCTCTTCTACCTTCATTTGTGGGAAAATTCCGCGCTCTTCTGGAAGATAGCCTAAAATATCACGATTTACCTTTTTAATTGGTTTTCCGTCCCACGTAATATTTCCTTTCGTAGGCTCTTGTAAATCTAAAATCATACGGAATGTTGTTGTTTTCCCTGCACCATTTTGGCCGATTAAGCCAAAAATTTCACCTTTGCCAATCGTAAAATTTAGGTCATTCACCGCAATGAAATCCTTATATTTTTTTACAACATGCTCTAAAGTCAAAGTCATGATAAACTCCCTTTCTAATCGTGGAAAATGTCTAACTTAGATTTTAAATCTTTACGTTTTTGAACAACTCTATATAGGGGTATTCCAATAATGAATGCCGCAAGTAAATTGAAAAAACCTACATAATCGTTTATTGATAACGTTTTTGTAATATTTATAAAATCCATCACATTTAATAAGCCGATAAAAAAATTTAGTAAGAATACAAAAAGGAATAGATAATAAATTCGATTTAAATAATCCAATTTGGATGAAGTGTCCGAATATAGTTCAAAATTACCTTCTATTGATTCCTTGCGAAAATAAGCCCAAGAAAACGATTTTGACACAAGTTCCACTCCCGTTTCCTGTAAAAAGGCAATGTACTCCTTACTGTTATCTTTCGTATTGATGCTAGTTAGTAGCTCGTTTCGATAGATGTATTTCCCTGGTTCTCCCTTTTCAAACTTGAAATATCCAATTCCGTACTTTGTTAAATGCCAGCCACTCTGACTCATTTTGTTGACCCATTGTTCTTCCTTTTCATAATCAATGAAGAATCGAATCTTTAACAATTTCTCAGTCATCAATGCCACCCCTTGTTATACGGTTACCATTTTCAAAAAGTTCCCTTAATCGTGTAATTTCAAAATTTAATACTTCTTTTCCTAAATTTGTAATGACATATTCTTTCTTCCGACCATCGTCATCTACTGGCTGAATCCATCCTTTGTCTAGCAAAGATTTCAGTGCCCCGTATATCGTTCCCGCACCGAGTTTAACTCGTCCGTTTGTTAGTTCTTCTGTCAACTGGATGATTCCATAACCATGTCGTGGTTCGTATAAAGAAAGCAAAATATAGTAAACACCTTCAGTTAGTGGCGCACAGGTTTGTGACATTTTGATTTCTCCTTTGAATTACATCTAAGTTACATCATGTGTTGTTATATCGTCAATCGATATAACGTTTCCCGATATATAATATATCAGCTGTCGATATATGCGTCAACTATTTTTCAATACAAAAATAAAAACTACCATCTCACGATTCGCATCATGAAATGATAGTTGGGAAAATTTTAATTATTTTATACTATTCGACACAATTAAAGTACATAGGGCAAGGAAATCACTTGTTGTCATCGATCCGTTGTTTAATCTGTCAATCCACACGTTGGTGAATACTTTTTCTTCTATGCCTTTTTCAATAATCTTTCTCATTCTTACCTCGTCTGTCAAAATATCTTCTATGTTATCTATCAAAGTTGGTGCAGTAAAATGTTGTTTTGTTAATGTATTTTTAATACCACTATTAATTTCATCGGACTCTGTCTTCTGATTATTCGGTTGAGGTTGTTCGTTTCTTCTAATTAGTGTATGGCCGGGTTTTACCTGCTGTATTAACTGATTTGCAATGGCAATACAAATATCCTCAAAATACTCTCGATATAATGCAACGTCTACTACAGAATTCACAAAACAAACCTCAATTAAGATAGCGGATTTATTCGTACTGTTTAAAAATGCTAAATTTGTACGCTTCTTCGCTCCGCGATTACGTAAACCACTTGCGTTCGCAATTGCTTTACTCATATTAGAAGCAAATCCTTTTAATCTGTCATTCATATAAAGGACTTCTGTACCAATTGCTGTTTCATGTCGACCGTTTGTAGAGTTAAAATGGACACTCACATCTAAGCTCCGTGTTGCTCTATTATGTTGAGTAATTAGATAATCTAAATTATCTGATCGATTTTTAGACGTATTATCTTCAATATGTGTAACACCGATTCCAGCATTATTCAGTAATTGAACAATCCGGTCAACTACTTTTCTCGCTTCAGTTACCTCATCAATAATATCTCTAGCACCTGAACCTGGTGAGAAATGACCCGGGCTAATCGCAATTAAACTCATTTTTACACCTCCTATTCAACATTCGAAATGATCTTTCTTCTGTATTAGTGAAGCATATATCTTAATCGCGACTCTAAATTATAGTACGTCTCAAAACTGCATTTACATAGGCGGATATAACAGTATTTAATGTACTATTAATGTTTGAGTTCATTTAACGATGCTATTCGTACATATGGCCTAATGATATATGATTCATAAATTAAATAGATTTAACTAGTGAAGTAAGAGATATATACTTAAAATTTTGCACAAAAAAGAGCTAATGTGAAAATTAGCTCTAAAGGTTATTTTAATTTCTTAATCATGTAAATGAGTAAAATGCTTAAAAGGACATAAATTAATAATACAATAAGGAATGTTAACAATCTTTCTTGGCTTGACCCATCTGCAAATAAAATCGGACCTAATCCAAAGAAGGTGATGCCGAGAAAGATAACGAAAAAGATGACATAGATGAACCACTTCATTGTTTTATCCTCCTCACTTTCTAGTGTATTGGAAAATCGACAAAGTGATACACTTGTTATTTAAAAGCTATTAGTCTCGAATTAACTTAAACGTCCCTGTCCCTTTTGCTAAAATATTGCCTTCTTCTGTATAAACAATCGCTTCGACAGTGGCGATTTTGTAACCAATTTGGAGCATTCGACCTTTGGCATAAATTGTGCCAGATTCAACGGGTGCTAGATAATTTAAAGACAAGTTAATGGTTGCACAACGAGTTTTTGATTTAGTTCGAACAGTCATGGATAGTACTTGGTCAATCATTGCAGCATGAATACCGCCATGTAATGTTTCATTTACATTTAATAGATTGTTGTGAATGTCTAATTTAATTATGACATCCTCTTCTTCAAACTTAACGATTTCAAAGCCAATAAATTGAAAAAACGGCATTTGTTCATAACTATGTCTTATATCTTGTAATGTTGCTTCCATAAGTATCCCCCCAAAAACTTTACACTTTTTGTAAATAGCATATATGAATACTTAAACGAAGACAACAATATTCTTGTTCTTTCGACAAACATTGATCCATTTTTAGGTCATCCTCAACATTTGTATAATACGAAACCAGGTACTTTAACTAACCCTATTACATGCCAAATGACTTATTCTCATCATAAATTACACAAATATAGGTATATATCTAACTTAGGCTACTAAATGTGAATATGTTAATTATGAAAACATTCTATTTTGAAGGAGGTTATCATTCATGTTTAGTAGAAGAAGATGCGGTCATGGAAGAAGACCAATTTGCTGCCCACCAAATGTATTGCCTACACAGTATGCACCTGCTCAAGTTTCACCGACTCAACAAGTCGTAAGAACAAATATTATGAATACAGTTGTACCACACATTCATCCAACAAATATTCATACGATCAACCGTCATATTACACACAATCAACACTACTTCCCGGTTACTCAAACATCTGAAGACCAATATTTTGAAAACAATAGGAATTGTGGAACTCCTGAAAACCCAAATCCAAATTGTTTCCCATTACGCAGAGGGTTTGGCTTTTAACGAGATGTAACAAAGTCACTATATGATAAGCCAATACAAAAAGGGCGACCCGAAACATGGGTCGTCCTACAATTTGGAGAAAACTACATATTTTTTAACTTTTCATATTCTAATTGTAGTTTTTCAATACGTTTTCTTCCTTCTTCACGGTTACGTATTGTTTCAGCTTGAATTTGCTTCGTTTCTTCTATACCCGCCATAATGGTTTGCCAAGTATTTTCAATTGTTTCTATTTTAATGCTTGGCTGCCCTGCTGCACGTGCAATATTTACGCTATTTTGACGTATATTTTCTGCGTTCTTTATGAGCATTTCATTTGTACGTTTGTCTAGTTCAACCATAGAATCAGAAACTAATTTTTGGCGTTTTAATGTAACTGCATGGATAATGCCTTGTTTAAAAATAGGAATCGTTGTAACGAATGCTGAATTGATTTTTGCAATAAGGTGGTTATTTCCTTGTTGCATTAATCGAATTTGTGGTGCTGATTGGAATGATACTTGTTGTGCCATTTCTAAATCATAACGACGTTGTTCTAATAGCTCAATTGCTCGTCGAAGAGACTCTAATTCCATAATAGCTTCTTGGTCACCCTCACTTGCCCTAGCTTCAAGTGTAGCAAGTTGTGGTCTTAAATTTTCAACTTTTATTTCAATTGCAGCTATATGTTCGCTTAAACTTTGGAAATATTGAAGATTTTGATCGTACATTTGTTCTAGTTCCATTGTGTTTTGTTTCATTTCAACTTCATATTTTGTAATTTCGTTGTAAACTGCATCAATTTCTTTATTCATAGTATCGTATTTAGATAATACTCGTTGCAGCTGTTCTTTACCTTTACTAAATAATTTTGAAATAAAACCCTTTTTCT carries:
- a CDS encoding ABC transporter permease, whose translation is MNKLWILVKQVYKQKLRSKSFISLTLLYVAIMAVVIYWGEISSILFKDEPIKVALVNETNVDIEPIFISDQDIQYSLSDQNIDELHTQLKEENLDAVVVLSEQDNQLKADVSTYTPLQLNDQSTINSHIEYAAKIYGIQSLQLSAQDAERILNSQPIITMTNIDETVDGKSEDEKTSGMFVSYIVGIVIYFFITTFLSMITTDIASEKGSRALEMLLVSIKPSTHFQSKIYGVLLIALTQFAIIIGALFAIVSLKGANSQESSIGMIDSMVGQLSLSYILYVIAFIFFTVILFLIVGALFGSLVSKVEEASQVLTPAMMILLVGFYVMISGVANPDTLLIKIFSYIPLTSGMVMPMRIGATDLSPIEPMLSLALLILTVIVAYLLSLSFYKRSVLTYSSGGIIQKIKTVFKVTS
- a CDS encoding PaaI family thioesterase → MEATLQDIRHSYEQMPFFQFIGFEIVKFEEEDVIIKLDIHNNLLNVNETLHGGIHAAMIDQVLSMTVRTKSKTRCATINLSLNYLAPVESGTIYAKGRMLQIGYKIATVEAIVYTEEGNILAKGTGTFKLIRD
- a CDS encoding ABC transporter ATP-binding protein, which produces MTLTLEHVVKKYKDFIAVNDLNFTIGKGEIFGLIGQNGAGKTTTFRMILDLQEPTKGNITWDGKPIKKVNRDILGYLPEERGIFPQMKVEEQLYFFGELRGMKKAEIKQEIDFWIKRFDLEEKRHDKAETLSKGNQQKVQLIASFIHKPKFLILDEPFSGLDPVNRDLLKNAILLLKEQGMTILFSSHQMDNVEELCDHLCLLKRGVSLFSGSLLDLKKQYGKTRLTIRTDVNKERLEKMPGVKDIRTERGDIVLTLVDESYAKPIFDVVSNGSYIEKFSLDYLSLDEIFRDKVGVENE
- a CDS encoding toxic anion resistance protein; amino-acid sequence: MTQVPVQAQPQPLVSQEEMSQIRKRQLALKEEPQVQMLAEKIDEKNQIGILEFGKDTATQISKFSDRMLSTIRTSKLEKSSALINNLNKIMDRFDPKDFKEEKKGFISKLFSKGKEQLQRVLSKYDTMNKEIDAVYNEITKYEVEMKQNTMELEQMYDQNLQYFQSLSEHIAAIEIKVENLRPQLATLEARASEGDQEAIMELESLRRAIELLEQRRYDLEMAQQVSFQSAPQIRLMQQGNNHLIAKINSAFVTTIPIFKQGIIHAVTLKRQKLVSDSMVELDKRTNEMLIKNAENIRQNSVNIARAAGQPSIKIETIENTWQTIMAGIEETKQIQAETIRNREEGRKRIEKLQLEYEKLKNM
- a CDS encoding N-acetylmuramoyl-L-alanine amidase, with amino-acid sequence MSLIAISPGHFSPGSGARDIIDEVTEARKVVDRIVQLLNNAGIGVTHIEDNTSKNRSDNLDYLITQHNRATRSLDVSVHFNSTNGRHETAIGTEVLYMNDRLKGFASNMSKAIANASGLRNRGAKKRTNLAFLNSTNKSAILIEVCFVNSVVDVALYREYFEDICIAIANQLIQQVKPGHTLIRRNEQPQPNNQKTESDEINSGIKNTLTKQHFTAPTLIDNIEDILTDEVRMRKIIEKGIEEKVFTNVWIDRLNNGSMTTSDFLALCTLIVSNSIK
- a CDS encoding PadR family transcriptional regulator; the protein is MSQTCAPLTEGVYYILLSLYEPRHGYGIIQLTEELTNGRVKLGAGTIYGALKSLLDKGWIQPVDDDGRKKEYVITNLGKEVLNFEITRLRELFENGNRITRGGIDD
- a CDS encoding DUF2812 domain-containing protein is translated as MTEKLLKIRFFIDYEKEEQWVNKMSQSGWHLTKYGIGYFKFEKGEPGKYIYRNELLTSINTKDNSKEYIAFLQETGVELVSKSFSWAYFRKESIEGNFELYSDTSSKLDYLNRIYYLFLFVFLLNFFIGLLNVMDFINITKTLSINDYVGFFNLLAAFIIGIPLYRVVQKRKDLKSKLDIFHD
- a CDS encoding CotD family spore coat protein; the protein is MFSRRRCGHGRRPICCPPNVLPTQYAPAQVSPTQQVVRTNIMNTVVPHIHPTNIHTINRHITHNQHYFPVTQTSEDQYFENNRNCGTPENPNPNCFPLRRGFGF